A window from gamma proteobacterium SS-5 encodes these proteins:
- the mutM gene encoding bifunctional DNA-formamidopyrimidine glycosylase/DNA-(apurinic or apyrimidinic site) lyase — protein MPELPEVETSRRGIAPLIEGLLVSAVRVRQPLLRWPVSPELEQELVGQRILEVARRGKYLLLHTASGCLILHLGMSGSLRVLPTDTPAGKHDHLDVCLGERCLRLHDPRRFGAALWSSEPLRHPLLAGLGPEPLSDAFTAEYLQARLKGRSAAIKTLLMDSRLVVGVGNIYANEALFAAGIHPNRAGGRIGKARLQRLSLEVKQVLQRAIDQGGTTLRDFSRVDGRPGYFAQELKVYGRAGQPCPGCGQGIRQIRLGQRSSYYCPHCQH, from the coding sequence ATGCCCGAATTACCCGAGGTAGAGACCAGCCGTCGCGGCATTGCCCCGCTCATCGAGGGGCTTTTGGTGAGCGCCGTGCGGGTGCGCCAGCCCTTGTTGCGCTGGCCCGTCAGCCCGGAGCTGGAGCAGGAGCTGGTTGGCCAGCGCATCCTGGAGGTCGCTCGGCGCGGCAAATACCTGCTGCTGCACACGGCATCCGGCTGTTTGATCCTGCACCTAGGCATGTCCGGCTCCCTGCGCGTGCTGCCGACTGATACGCCGGCGGGCAAGCATGATCACCTGGATGTCTGCCTGGGAGAGCGCTGTCTGCGCCTGCACGACCCGCGTCGCTTTGGTGCTGCCCTGTGGAGTAGCGAGCCCCTGCGCCACCCGCTGCTGGCCGGGCTGGGGCCTGAGCCCCTGAGTGATGCCTTCACTGCCGAGTATCTACAGGCCCGGCTCAAGGGCCGCAGTGCCGCGATCAAGACCCTGCTGATGGACAGCAGGCTGGTGGTGGGGGTGGGGAATATCTACGCCAACGAGGCCCTGTTTGCCGCCGGTATTCACCCGAACCGCGCTGGCGGGCGTATTGGCAAGGCCCGCTTGCAGCGCCTGAGCCTTGAGGTCAAGCAGGTGTTGCAGCGGGCCATAGATCAGGGCGGCACCACGCTACGGGACTTCAGCCGGGTCGATGGCAGGCCGGGGTATTTTGCCCAGGAGCTAAAGGTCTATGGCCGGGCGGGACAGCCCTGCCCAGGCTGCGGCCAGGGCATACGTCAGATAAGATTGGGCCAGCGCTCCAGCTACTATTGCCCCCACTGCCAACACTGA
- a CDS encoding GldG family protein has protein sequence MKLPLPDILLRRLNGLLFYLLFGTVFGLAAWLSIQYNAQWDWTAGGRNSLSQTSLQLLGRLEGPLSIKAFAADNKLLREPIRELIERYQRHSDQITLSFIDPEREPELTRRLGIRQSGALLLEYQGRSETLERLDEEALSNAIQRLALGGERWIGFLSGHGERDPQGQANHDLGSFAAELTRKGYQIRRINLTEDASLPRNLSLLVIAGPRAALLPGEVALIQQHVEQGGNLLWLLDPEPLQGLEPLAKQLGLELLPGTIVDINAYALGIQDPAMALVTQYPQHPAVRGLDQISLFPHAAALSLQAPEGWSSQPLLQTLDRTWNETGPLEGEIRPDAEAGEHSGPLDLGLTLERQQGEKTQKLALIGDGDFLANAYLGNGGNLGLGLNLIRWLGGDEQLLDIPAKTAPDLSLQLSQIQGALLGLLFLILLPLGLIGTGSMIWWRRRNR, from the coding sequence GTGAAACTGCCCCTGCCTGACATCTTGCTGCGCCGCCTCAACGGCCTGCTGTTCTACCTGCTGTTTGGTACCGTGTTCGGCCTGGCCGCCTGGCTGAGCATCCAATACAACGCGCAATGGGACTGGACTGCCGGTGGCCGCAACAGCCTGTCGCAGACCTCGCTACAGCTGCTCGGGCGGCTTGAGGGGCCGCTCAGCATCAAGGCCTTCGCCGCGGACAACAAGCTGCTGCGCGAGCCGATCCGGGAACTGATCGAACGCTACCAGCGCCACTCCGACCAAATCACGCTGAGCTTCATCGACCCCGAGCGCGAGCCGGAGCTGACCCGACGCCTGGGAATTCGCCAGAGCGGCGCCCTGCTGCTGGAATACCAGGGCCGCAGCGAGACCCTGGAGCGGCTGGACGAAGAGGCCCTGAGCAACGCCATCCAGCGCCTGGCCCTGGGTGGCGAGCGCTGGATCGGCTTCCTCAGCGGCCATGGCGAGCGCGACCCCCAGGGTCAGGCCAATCACGACCTGGGCAGCTTCGCCGCCGAACTGACGCGCAAGGGCTACCAGATTCGCCGCATCAACCTGACCGAGGACGCCAGCCTGCCGCGCAACCTCAGCCTGCTGGTCATCGCCGGCCCGCGGGCGGCCCTGCTGCCGGGCGAGGTGGCGCTGATCCAGCAGCACGTCGAACAGGGCGGCAACCTGCTCTGGCTGCTCGACCCCGAACCCCTGCAGGGCCTGGAGCCCCTGGCCAAACAGCTGGGCCTGGAGCTGCTGCCGGGCACCATCGTCGATATCAACGCCTATGCCCTGGGCATCCAGGACCCGGCCATGGCCTTGGTCACCCAATACCCGCAGCACCCGGCGGTTCGCGGCCTGGATCAGATCAGCCTGTTCCCCCATGCCGCCGCCCTGAGCCTCCAAGCCCCGGAGGGCTGGTCCAGCCAGCCCCTGCTGCAGACCCTGGATCGCACCTGGAACGAGACCGGGCCATTAGAGGGCGAGATCCGCCCCGATGCCGAGGCGGGCGAGCACAGCGGGCCGCTGGATCTGGGGCTGACGCTGGAGCGGCAACAGGGCGAGAAGACGCAAAAGCTGGCGCTGATTGGCGATGGCGATTTCCTCGCCAACGCCTACCTGGGCAACGGCGGCAACCTCGGCCTGGGCCTGAACCTGATCCGTTGGCTCGGCGGTGATGAGCAACTGCTCGACATTCCCGCCAAGACCGCCCCCGACCTCAGCCTGCAACTGAGCCAGATCCAAGGTGCCCTGCTCGGCCTGCTGTTTCTCATCCTGCTGCCCTTGGGCCTGATCGGTACCGGCAGCATGATCTGGTGGCGACGGCGCAATCGCTGA
- a CDS encoding ABC transporter permease subunit has translation MIRVIAAKELRLLFLSPLAWSLLGVLQLILAWIFLVQLEQFVQIQPRLAGLEGAPGLTDLVAAPILGSAGSLILLFMPLLAMRLFSDEFRNGTFSLLLSAPVSMTQIALGKYLGLLGFLAIALLLCLLMPLSLALGGNLDWGKLAAAFLGLTLMVAAFCAIVLWLSSLTSQPAVAAVASYGVLLFFWIINLAAEGGGEASALFHWLSLQSHFVALGKGLVQSQDLAYYGLVILAFLLLAIRQLDNRRREA, from the coding sequence ATGATCCGCGTCATCGCCGCCAAGGAACTGCGCCTGTTGTTCCTCTCACCCCTGGCCTGGAGCCTGCTCGGGGTGTTGCAGCTGATCCTGGCCTGGATCTTTCTGGTGCAGCTGGAGCAGTTCGTGCAGATTCAGCCGCGCCTGGCGGGGCTGGAGGGCGCGCCTGGGCTGACCGACCTGGTGGCCGCGCCCATCCTCGGCTCAGCCGGCAGTCTGATCCTGCTGTTCATGCCCCTGCTGGCCATGCGCCTGTTCAGCGACGAGTTCCGCAACGGCACCTTCAGCCTGCTGCTCTCCGCGCCTGTTTCCATGACCCAGATCGCCCTGGGCAAGTACCTGGGGCTGCTGGGCTTTCTCGCCATCGCCCTGCTACTGTGCCTGCTCATGCCCCTGTCCCTGGCCCTTGGCGGTAACCTGGACTGGGGCAAGCTGGCCGCCGCCTTTCTGGGCTTGACGCTGATGGTGGCGGCCTTCTGCGCCATAGTGCTCTGGCTGTCCAGCCTCACCAGCCAACCGGCGGTGGCGGCGGTGGCCAGCTACGGCGTGCTGCTGTTCTTCTGGATCATCAACCTGGCCGCCGAGGGCGGTGGCGAGGCCAGCGCCCTATTCCACTGGCTGTCCCTGCAGAGCCACTTTGTCGCCCTCGGCAAGGGCCTGGTGCAAAGCCAGGACCTGGCCTATTACGGCCTGGTGATCCTGGCCTTCCTGCTGCTGGCCATACGCCAGCTGGACAACCGGCGGCGGGAGGCCTGA